A stretch of DNA from Lodderomyces elongisporus chromosome 4, complete sequence:
CTTGATGATCCTCCTTTATTCGCTACATTTTCTTAGCTCAAACCCCAAGATTGTCTCATACACCCATAAATTCATACACTTGCAGAACCAAGTTGGTACCAATCCAGCGGGGAAAGCCATTTACGATATCGATATTGACGACGCCTATTTCGTCATCAACTGGGTCATAACGGTAACATTTCTTCGTTCTGCGTTGATGAAGTATTGTTTTGAACCTTTTGCTGCAAAATTTTGCGATATCCACTCGAGAAAAGCCAAGACCAAATTTGCCGAACAGAGCTGGTCTTTTGTCTATTGGGGCGTGTCATTTATTTACGGAGTGTACTTGTATTTGGATGCACCATACTTTAATGATTTAGACCAAATATACATCAATTGGCCAAACTTTTATATGCAAGGCAATTTCAAAAGCTATTATTTGATTTCAATGGCATTTTGGATCCAGCAAATCTTTGTTCTACACGTTGAAAAGCCAAGAAAAGACCACTACCAGATGTTTAGCCATCACATCATCACATGTCTCTTGATTATTGGCTcatattactattatttttttagaaTTGGACATTTGATCTTGATGATTATGGATTCTGTGGATATATTTTTAGCAGGCGCAAAGATGTTGAAGTATGCTGGCTTCAACAGAGCCTGCGACGCAatgtttattttgtttttattgaGTTGGATTGGTTTGAGACACGGTGTATACAATTTTATATTCCACCACGCATGGTCAAAGTCAGTACATTTAATGAG
This window harbors:
- the lag1 gene encoding Sphingosine N-acyltransferase lag1; protein product: MATRTRTRTKTRRSEEEDEESGKLHHEHHQQQQQQQQQQQQQQQQQQQFQQQKQKHKLNTYKSSPSTSSTTIDQEQEEEFDSMVDVAPVKSKDDEYHESFLATIERNQIPISRNLMILLYSLHFLSSNPKIVSYTHKFIHLQNQVGTNPAGKAIYDIDIDDAYFVINWVITVTFLRSALMKYCFEPFAAKFCDIHSRKAKTKFAEQSWSFVYWGVSFIYGVYLYLDAPYFNDLDQIYINWPNFYMQGNFKSYYLISMAFWIQQIFVLHVEKPRKDHYQMFSHHIITCLLIIGSYYYYFFRIGHLILMIMDSVDIFLAGAKMLKYAGFNRACDAMFILFLLSWIGLRHGVYNFIFHHAWSKSVHLMSDGQCVVGEAQKRCWTPTIINVFMGLLGGLQIITCIWMYLILKVAYKVIIGVGAEDVRSDEDDTDVELEENHEADDEKEVQMGKNIELKVESSWASTDKHNVEQQNDFIKDTYNSTATKAAAPVPVPETRER